ttacaatatttaaatttttttataatacttatctattaaaattaataaaaaaattaattaatatatttttaaaatatcaagaatattataatatattttttaaattaaataaatcaactaataaatttttttataacctaaaaactaaattatttttttttttttgaattcaaaAGCTATCGAAATATAGGTTTATCTCTCGATATGCGGACTGCCTTTAAGAAAATTGTATCTTCCAAGctcgtaattttttttttttttataatagaatttaaattcaaaCAACTAGAAATTTTAATACCTTTCattgcattaaaaaaaaaaagttaatcgttaaaaaaaatttaatatgttttattttgttataattatattttatatttttataaattaaaatttaacattttaaaattactaacttatatagttaaaaaattaacaaaattattatatcaCTCATCCCGTCTcacttcaataaaatttaaaattaattgttaaaaaaattttatacttattttaccaattaaactatattttttaaaattttttttaatctctaaCCAAATATACTTACCAATAATTATATTGTTGTTAAAAACTTATAGAATTATCAActacttaaaaattattatttatattattattatattttttatttttataaataatttttctgtaacaatttatcttattttaactaaaatcattatcaactaaatttttttaaatttttctaatatgcttactatttaatattatttttaaaactatcattaaaaaaataatcttattaaatatgttagttataaagttttaaaaaatattattcaacttaaaaatatcaaaaataataaaataattttcttttagatGGTTCCATTATCTTATTTTGACTAAAATAAATCATTATCAACCAGATTTTCTTAAACCtgtctaatatatttatttattacttttaaaactataattaaaaaaaataaccttattatatataatagttatgaagtattataaaataatttaaaataatatttaacattattaaacttaaaaatatcacaataataaaataattttttaaaatacttttttaattattttttaactctaaaatataatgttaatccacatttttttaattatattaatatttaaagtgaattttaaaaaaattaataatatataaattaaatatttgatttctaACCTCATTTagttaaataactaaaaaaataaataattcatttgaaattataatttttgtctTCCTTCTTCCATCTCCTAAAAACAgttattagtaaaataaataattatataaaaaaatctatactttcaattttgttataattataatctaaacttttaaattattatcaattttatttactagtaaaataaataattataaaaaaaaatctatacttttaattttgttgtaattataacctaaatttttaaattattatcaatattatCCTAAAATTTACTGACATGGCATACATGCTGATGTGGTGAGTGACATtccaatttcattaatttttaatggcacaaataacatcatgataaaattaaaataattttaaaaggttaaaatttaattaataaaaaaaaatatagaatataactacaaaaaaatcaaaatcaaaaaaaattttttaccagaaaattatattttttaaactcacaaattattttttcttttataattaattgacTCCTACTAGGGTTTAAAAGTCAAGAGCTCTCAACACTAAAGAGAAACTCGAATACTAATAAATCATTTAGTTTAGTAAACCTGAAACATGCACGTTGATTTATGTAGCTTCATTAATATCTATTTTACAAATACCATAATCTAATTGCATCTCTTATGTTAGATGTGAATCTCTTATGTAAACACAATTAATGAGCTCTTAATCTCTCATCCTCTATGGGAATCTGCAACTACACAGCACAACCATGCTTGTGCTTACTCAGAAGTGTGTGCATGTTCACACTGACAGTATTATACTATActagataataatttaataaattaaacaagGCTATTGGTATTAAATTAGGCACACATATAgagacaaaataaataaataaataaaacaaaattagaCAAGGAGACTCAAATTCACTTGTAGAAATAAGAAGAGGTACTTCCAACAGAAGAATTTATCTTGGATACAGGTATTCTATCATTAAATGCACCATCTAATCTGACCTTCCATGCAATTACACACCACAGTGGAAGCTTCCTTTGCCGACACtgctttcatttttaatttctgGCTAGTAACTAGTAAGTTTCCTACCTCTTTCATTTTGAATCTTACATAAATTTTTGAAGTGCTCAACATGTcaaccaataaaataaataatactatGTCTACTGAAAATTTGAATTCATAAACCAAGTCAACTTCTGCATCTAACATAGAAAATTAATctaagaaagaaaaattaattatttaaactatAGAATATTAGATACTAGTTGCTCTAGACTAACTTATTATTaagagaaggagagaagagCATGACTTTCTCTATTGTATTTTCAAATTAATCCACTActttgttttaaaatatttgttttatttCTCCAATTAATAAATCACAAAATCaacttataatattattaaataagaacattttagaaacaacatgcaaaatcattaattaatattactCATTACTGGATTTATAGCCTTTAACTCATGTTATCTTTTGAGTCAGAACTGGTTGGTTTTTCTATTATTTCACAAGCTTATTTTAAAAGGAACAAAGCTCATATAATTCTCTGTAATTTTTAACCCATGTCTAAGTTCAAAGATAAGTTCAGACATTTTCACCCCCTCCCCAGGAAAAATAAATCCTCACAAATAGTTTATAATATGGTAAAGATTAAACCTATAGTTTGATCAACAAAAGAATTCATCAACATCCTTTCTCAATTTTTAAtagtatattaatataataatcaattaaaagacaatattataaatactttgtattttttataataaaatattaaagttacaTAATTATTCTCattcataattataataaatgttAATTGAGAGTGCATCAAATATTAGAGGTAGATTTGTTGATATGATATTGAAAGAGACGATGAACAAGTGTTTGGTGAAGCTACCCTCTTTGGGGAGAATAAGTAATGGGATTGTAAAAGAGGAGATGGTCAAATTCATATCAAGTCTAATTCATGCCCTTTCTAACTTCTCTTTGTTCCCTCTAGTAGAACCCAAGAGACTATATTTCCTCgttaaaacaaaataaactaGCCAATAAAGAGTTGGAATAATTAGCCtactattattattgttattgtttATTATGCAAAGATGCTTGAAAAATGAAAACATATTTATAAAGATATTAATGTCTTATCTAGTGGATCAATAAAAATTTACTGCCTATTTTTAGGgtacatttttttcttttatatcaaaTAGTAAATTGATTATAATTTCTATTACATTCAGCAGTGTGCTGgattagttatttattttatgtttttttctaGATAAATGCTCTCAAGTAATTGAATATAATGCATATCTTCTATTCTTACATTTTGGAAAAAagaacaaatttaaattaagaaaaagttacaaaattatttataagaaaaCTTGACAAGCctacaataaattaaaactaaaataaaacaaaacagGTAAAGGAAACAGACAGGtggaaacaaaaagaagaaaaataagaactGAAAATAAGGTTATGGTAGCTAAGATATTATTCTCACCTGCTGCTTTTGCATTGTCCTCTAAACAGCAGTAAATTTATAGAGGCAAAATGAACCACATGCTGCTAAAATTGGGTGTAAGCTACTGAATGCTTTCTCTCCATCCTCTATGTCAAGAAGGTTGGTTTCCACATTTACTCACCTACTCGAAACTTTAATGTCACAGCCCCAtctctaaattaatttatgccAAGAACCCACATCAACATGCCACTTTTCATAAACAtatagagaagaagaaggaaaaaggTACCTTGCCTTCCAATAGAATAACAAATCCAATTACAAGCCCGTCCTCATCAATAGGGAATTTGACCATTGAGGATCATCATCATGTGGTCGAACCTTCTCTCAATAAAGAAAATGCAATAAATGGAAATCAACCCATGTAGAGTGGGGCAAACAAGGAAGAGAATGCCTGCAAAAAGCAGgaaaattatattatgataCAACAAAGCAAcctaagaaagagaaagagaaaagtcAAGGAAAATTCACATGGGTTATGGAAAAGACCTTTACACACCCCGTGCCTTAGCTGTAATGATGTTTCACacaagttctttttttttttttggcctaAAACAATGCAAAGTTGCAAACCATCCTCCAACCTAACCGCAAGTGTTTGCtattgggtttggatccatagGGTCAGAAAAGGATTTTCTAAATTAATTGAGGGATAAACCTAAAAGTTTTCTGGGAGTTGAGAGTGAGACCCCACGAGTAAGCCTGCACGCCCCACCAGGTGGCACAGTCAAGAAAGGTGAAAAAAGAAGTGGTACAGATATCCAAAAGATGCTGTTAAGCATCATGGAAAGAGAAGATAGTTACATAGAAATAAGGGCATTAACATAATGGCTAAGCGTTCAAATACCAGTACAATGAGCACATCCTACCACAACtaaataattgaataatatattttattcgaAAAAGAATAATTGAATAATATTTCATATGACACCAGCAAGGATCATCCATACATGAAAAAAGAGAAACACAAACTCACAAAATTAGCATTCAAAATGTTCAAAATGGAGAGATcacagggagagagagagagagagagagagagagagatttctGATATCTATATTCATCACAAGTATTCAATAGTTGATCAACAAAGTTTCGTTACATTCTTTTTCAGAAGCACTGATCAAATGCTACTAAATAACCAAATACATATAGCTCAGATGCATAATTTTGTAATTGCAGTTAACAATCTAATTCATCTCATCTGTTCTCCCCTCTTTCATCAGAAAATTCCATTTCCTTCACAACCCAGAAACAACGTTTACATCAATTAAACAACCACCAAAAAAAAACTGAGTAACAAATCCACAAAACAGTAAATTGATAATGAACAAACTAGAAATCAGCATTAAACTCATGTTGGCAAGCAGCAGTTTCCCTTCTTGCTGCCACTGCAGTATGCATTCAGGCAAAAGCattagaactataaaaaggTTAATGGTTCTGCTTTGTTAGAACTTCACCACCTTCCTCCTGGGCATGGAAGGTAAACTAAAAATTGACCTCCATTTGCTCTATCCCTATCTGGAAAACTGAGCTCCAACTCCCTAGTTGGATTCTGTATTAAGAGTATAAAGACTCATTCAGGGCTAGTTGACCTGTGAATGATTATGCTCTATTTACAGATTAACAGAGGAACATGCCGAAGTCAAAAAAATTGACTTCATCTCCTACTTGCAACTTCTAATGGGTTAGCTAATTAAACTGGCTAGCGGTATGAACAACTTCCCTAATTCAATCCTACCCTTACTCAGACCTCCATCTTCCATATCATACTGTCAGTATCATGTTGTTTCTCTAGTGCTGCAACTTTTGCCCGATGTGCTGCTAATGCCATTACACTCTTTCCTCTTTCATCCTGAGGTAGCTCACAAGCTTCACTGAATGACCCTGATCTTAAGTCTGCAGGAGGGATAAAACAATCCACTGAAAGTCCTGGAACATTGAATGCAACCTCTTCAATAGTCCAAGCTTCCTCCATCTTTGTCTTAGTATGGCTCATTGCAACCTCACCAAACCTGTAAAGGGTCACCACAGAGCGACCAGAATGGGCAATCATAATCCCTTCCACAGGTCTGTAATCATCAAGGAATGAATTAATTGTGGTCTCCCAGTAAACTGCATCACCACCATTAGACTGGATCCGTGTCAGATGTGAATCTTCCATGTGAACAAGCAGACCAGTCTTTTGGCTGAAATAGCCAAACAGGACATGCCTTATGATCTCTGCAGGGCTCTCACTCCTGGCCTTGAGCATTTGAGGATCAGCACATAGCTTTAATATAAAGCAATCCTCACCATTGATCTTCTTTTCTCCTATGCACCTTGCATCAGCAAACATACTAGCTGTGGTTCTTGGATCAAGACCCTGAAACAGGTCCAAGTGAGATATGAGCAAAGAAGCAAAACACAATCAATAAATAAAGCCGAGTATATGAAAAATTAGCACACAAAACTTCACCTGAAGTGCACGACGCAACGGTCTAACAGGACCTTTTGCAGTATGGGCACCAAGCCATGGAGTGTGCCTCCAAACTAGTTTGCCATTGCAGCCAGCATGAACCTTACTGCCGCCAACTGCAAGCTCAACATACCACATGTCAGGATTCATCTGCCAGAGCACAAACCCACCTGACTCAACACCCCTAGAGCCATTCCTGTTCTTCACCACCCTGGTGGGCGTTTCAAATTCTGAAGCTATCATTTTAACCTTTCCCATTGCATATGCATTTCTAATAGAGTTCTGCAACTTCTGCCCACCAGAGGCTGCTGTGTACTGCTGCAATATGTATTGAGCAGAGGAAGTTTCCTGCAATAGTACATCTCTCATAAgacaaaacattttatgaaactTATTTCCTGCATGAATTTTAAGCAGTTTCTTTCCACAATGAAAGTTACAGAACAAACAAAATGAGGCCTTCTGTCCATATCTGTATAAAAGCCAAACAACAATTCTGCCAGAAAGCAACAACTCATTTCAGATTAGTATTAAGCAACAAAAAAATCAGTAGTTTTATTATGTGCACTTTCGATATGCTTGTTAAGCAATGCATTAATCTCAAATACGGAGAACAAAACAACATTTTTACTTAATTCTCTGACTTTTGATTTCGTTTCCTTTGCCCTCTATTTTCTTGCCAATCAAACAGAAAATTAACACAGAGAGAACAGAAAAGAAAGGTAAATAATTCCATGGATCTAAGATTATTCAAATACACCAAAATCACGGCTTTGAACATATACCCctccaaaaaaaataataataaagtgttggatatccaaacaaccaaaaaaCTCATGCATCAACATTCCATTTTTATACAAACACCATAAACAGAAAACAGGAAAAAAGTCCAAATACTACTACTTTTGATAAATCAAACCCAGCCCAAACTCGCCAGAGAAATTAATGTATGCGAGTAAAACATAGATTAAGGAAAACAACAATTGACAATGAGATAAAACAAAAGGTAGTTtacaaaaattgaagaaaaccCAAGTTCTTCTTACTCTAATCAAGCGCTTGAAAAACACCACaggttcaaaaaaaaaaaaaaaaagaaacaaaaattcTAGCATTAAGAGAGAAAGACATTTACAATAGGTGTGTCTTTGATGCTAAGGTGAGGCAAAGGGTCCAAGGTGCTAACGTGCACTGGAGCCAGGGGTGCACCCATAACACCAAGAAGCAACCTCAGATCAGACCTCCGGTACGCCACATTTGTAACCGACGGAGTCCTCGATAACTGCCCTTTCATCCACTGTCCAATACCCGAACCGACCCGCTTAGACTCCACTTCCCCTCCATCAGGATCCGGACCTTCAATCAACGGCGTTAAAGTCTCTCCAAGAACAGGCCTGAAGCTCCCTGATCTCGCGACCAAAGTGTCCGGCTGCGCGGCGTAAGGATTGCAATAGCCGTTGTTGCTGCTGCTCTTCCTTCTCCGGAGCAAAGCCGAAAACGGCGAAGTGGTTCGGGCGGGGCTGTTGGAGCGGGAGCGAGAGCGGGAGGGGGAGAGGCCACGAACCACTTCTTCTTTAAGAGCTGCGAAGAAACCCTGCTTCTTTTCCATTTGTGCAAGCGAAGAAGAAGAGAGTGCAatgttgaagaagaagaagaagagaggttCAGGTTTTGGTTACGGTTACTGAAACGAGTGAGAGTTCTTCATAAAGAACGAACTTCGAGTGAGTGAGTCAGGGAGCGAGTGAGCGAGTTAGTTGAAGAGGAAGAAAGCGGGTTTTTCTCTGAGAAAGGCGGAGAGTGCGACTGTGTCTGTGTCTCATGGGACCAACAGAGAGAAGGTGGTGATATATTAGGGGGAGATTTTTTTTTGGGATTTCTTTCCAGTTAAGCATATTTGTATTGACCGTTTCAACTATTTAATTTAACTgccaaatataaatttattaataataataaattttattgtttaaaattaaaacataaataattaatataataaatatatattatatattattttatttataatatatataaatgtgtaAAAagaaacattttaaatttatttaaatattcttgctatgaataataattttattattttaattaataaaaaatttgaattctaaaataaatatgaatattaaaaaaattaaaatttaaagataaatattagattccatttcaaaaaaaagataaatattagataattttgataaaaattattaaatattaaaatatattattatttaaatattataaaattataaatttgagataaaaataattgataataaattttagattttattagtaaatgatattaaaatataaaataatttataaaagttcaaatattaacatttattattaattcaaacattggaaaatttttgaataaatttaaatttaatgaataaataatattaaaatattagataatttagaaaaatatatttaaatattaaaataaattagttaaaataatataattatatttaaaaattagcaaataatatgatttaatttttttacataaaaataataaaatataatatttaattaatataataattaatttttaaatagttataatttatagtatcaatagttataatttacatcaaaatttttgtgagaatttttaatttagaaaagTAATAATTTTACCATCATAATGGTATTCATATTATCACTTCataaaattcatatattattgaatcaatttaatttaattattattaatattttattatttctattgATATTATAAagtgttttataaaaaaataattaacttttattaattattaaaataaatatattataatatattatatattaaattatgaatataaTGAATAAAGATAACGTGCAACACACTAttgaaaaaaattgatattattaaaatggtacaattattaatttagtatattacatatatatgtatatatatatatatataaattaaaaaatatgaaaatgtactttttatatttattatatatgaaaaataaattataaatagtttaattattatttataatatttttatatttatttttttataattataaattaaaaatatacataaaataaaaaaaataatatgttattgaGGCTACATAACAATTACtcaaaataaactataaattgtCATCACAGAATAGGTCCACGTGATAGGTATCTTGTAAATGAGAAATACGGATtaatatgagaaaaaaaaagatctgCACACCTTAACACCCGAATCACCACGAGATGACTCGCTCATCCCTCAATGAGGCAAATCTCGACACGAAATTACCGTTATCGAGCACATTACGCCTATAATTCCGGAATTTCTACCTATTAACCGGTAATGTTTCGTATCAAGCAGACAACCACATTACCGCCTGGATTATCAGAAAAATATCGTATTCATCTCTACcacttacagtataaaaggagaagaatcgCAGAGATAAATGTACGCTATTCTCTAACATtaaagttctaagcaattccttgCATTCTCTATACTCTTCGATACTAACTTGAGCATCGGAGTGACTACCGTGAGCATCTACCATTACCTCACATTTTCTTCCTTGCAGGTTCTAGTCAATCACAACATAGCCTCATTCTAGCCACGTCATCAATTTAATCTCatcaacatcatttggtttcgtTGTCGGGAGATCCTTTGAATACTATTTATTTAGATTACAATCTATCTCCTACTCATTTtctcataaataaatttatttcttttaaccTCCAATATGGCTAGTAGTTTGCGAGCTGCTGCTCATATTGCTACCAACGAGGGAGTCATTGTTTTCTCTACCCCTGACAATAAAGAAAATACACCCCCAGTGGTCAACGAAGTAgaccttaataatttaaataacaaataGATACTCTAGTACACCCAAAGGCTATAGGCTACCCTCGGAGAGTATAAGACTCGGGAGAAGCATCAAAAATGGATCCCGAAAGAAGGGTGAAAGGCTTTGTAGACACCCCAAGGGCTCAAACAGAAACGGTCAAAATATGGTCCAAGAGAAGGGCCGAGTCTGAAGATGAATCAGATGAGGCCCCGAAAGAGGTTGATTGGAAACTAGTACGAGTCgtgcaaaggtaccaaaaggatCAAGAAGAGGATTTCAGTCTAGATGACATTTCACCTCTTTAAGAAGAGATCTTAGTAGAAACCTTTCCCCTCAAGTTCAAGTTGCCTAGCtcagaaaaatataacaaaacgACAGACCTTAGAAGCCATTTAGCAATCTTCAGGATGACCATGCAGCTTCAAGATGTAAATGATTTTGTGTTATGCCGAGTGT
This region of Manihot esculenta cultivar AM560-2 chromosome 10, M.esculenta_v8, whole genome shotgun sequence genomic DNA includes:
- the LOC110623985 gene encoding uncharacterized protein LOC110623985; translation: MEKKQGFFAALKEEVVRGLSPSRSRSRSNSPARTTSPFSALLRRRKSSSNNGYCNPYAAQPDTLVARSGSFRPVLGETLTPLIEGPDPDGGEVESKRVGSGIGQWMKGQLSRTPSVTNVAYRRSDLRLLLGVMGAPLAPVHVSTLDPLPHLSIKDTPIETSSAQYILQQYTAASGGQKLQNSIRNAYAMGKVKMIASEFETPTRVVKNRNGSRGVESGGFVLWQMNPDMWYVELAVGGSKVHAGCNGKLVWRHTPWLGAHTAKGPVRPLRRALQGLDPRTTASMFADARCIGEKKINGEDCFILKLCADPQMLKARSESPAEIIRHVLFGYFSQKTGLLVHMEDSHLTRIQSNGGDAVYWETTINSFLDDYRPVEGIMIAHSGRSVVTLYRFGEVAMSHTKTKMEEAWTIEEVAFNVPGLSVDCFIPPADLRSGSFSEACELPQDERGKSVMALAAHRAKVAALEKQHDTDSMIWKMEV